A portion of the Rhinopithecus roxellana isolate Shanxi Qingling chromosome 19, ASM756505v1, whole genome shotgun sequence genome contains these proteins:
- the LLGL2 gene encoding lethal(2) giant larvae protein homolog 2 isoform X2 — protein sequence MRRFLRPGHDPVRERLKRDLFQFNKTVEHGFPHQPSALGYSPSLRILAIGTRSGAIKLYGAPGVEFMGLHRENNAVTQIHLLPGQCQLVTLLDDNSLHLWSLKVKGGASELQEDESFTLRGPPGAAPSATQITVVLPHSSCELLYLGTESGNVFVVQLPAFRALDDRTISSDAVLQRLPEEARHRRVFEMVEALQEHPRDPNQILIGYSRGLVVIWDLQGSRVLYHFLSSQQLENIWWQRDGHLLISCHSDGSYCQWPVSSDAQQPEPLRSLVPYGPFPCKAITKILWLTTRQGLPFTIFQGGMPRASYGDRHCISVIHDGQQTAFDFTSRVIDFTVLTEADPAAAFDDPCALVVLAEEELVVIDLQTAGWPPVQLPYLASLHCSAITCSHHVSNIPLKLWERIIAAGSQQNAHFSTMEWPIDGGTSLTPAPPQRDLLLTGHEDGTVRFWDASGVCLRLLYKLSTVRVFLTDTDPNENLSAQGEDEWPPLRKVGSFDPYSDDPRLGIQKIFLCKYSGYLAVAGTAGQVLVLELNDEAAEQAVEQVEADLLQDQEGYRWKGHERLAARSGPVRFEPGFQPFVLVQCQPPAVVTSLALHSEWRLVAFGTSHGFGLFDHQQRRQVFVKCTLHPSDQLALEGPLSRVKSLKKSLRQSFRRMRRSRVSSRKRRPAGPSGEVQEGSAKTERPGLQNMELAPVQRKIEARSAEDSFTGFVRTLYFADTYLRDTKEIQLMHRAPVVGILVLDGHSVPLPEPLEVAHDLSKSPDMQGSHQLLVVSEEQFKVFTLPKVSAKLKLKLTALEGSRVRRVSVAHFGSRRAEDYGEHHLAVLTNLGDIQVVSLPLLKPQVRYSCIRREDVSGIASCVFTKYGQGFYLISPSEFERFSLSTKWLVEPRCLVDSAETKNHRPGNGAGPKKAPSRARNSGTQSDGEEKQPGLVMEHALLSDERVLKEIQSTLEGDRGSLNWHSRRAAMGCSLSNGGGGGSGLECSCRMCWEGMGGRALAPLPWIPQGPTHALMTWKAPCLGSVWAAGAPRPAQGDPELSLCVLQQSEWLSVQAAR from the exons ACGGTAGAGCATGGCTTCCCGCACCAGCCAAGCGCCCTCGGCTACAGCCCGTCCCTGCGCATCCTGGCCATTGGCACCCGTTCTGGAGCCATCAAGCT CTATGGAGCCCCGGGCGTGGAGTTCATGGGGCTGCACCGGGAGAACAACGCAGTGACGCAGATACACCTCCtgcctggccag TGCCAGCTGGTCACCCTGCTGGATGACAACAGCCTGCACCTTTGGAGCCTGAAGGTCAAGGGCGGAGCATCGGAGCTGCAGGAGGATGAGAGCTTCACACTGCGTGGCCCCCCAGG GGCTGCCCCCAGTGCCACACAGATCACCGTGGTCCTGCCCCATTCCTCGTGCGAACTGCTCTACCTGGGCACCGAGAGCGGCAACGTGTTTGTGGTGCAGCTGCCAGCTTTTCGCGCGCTGGATGACCGGACCATCAGCTCGGATGCGGTGCTGCAGCG GTTGCCAGAGGAGGCCCGCCACCGGCGGGTGTTCGAGATGGTGGAGGCGCTGCAGGAGCACCCTCGAGACCCCAACCAGATCCTCATCGGCTACAGCCGAGGTCTTGTTGTCATCTGGGACCTGCAGGGCAGCCGTGTGCTCTACCACTTCCTCAGCAGCCAG CAACTGGAGAACATCTGGTGGCAGCGGGATGGCCACCTACTCATCAGCTGTCACTCCGATGGCAGCTACTGCCAGTGGCCCGTGTCCAGCGACGCCCAGCAACCAGAGCCCCTCCGCAGCCTCGTGCCTTACG gtCCCTTTCCTTGCAAAGCGATTACCAAAATCCTCTGGCTGACCACTAGGCAGGG GTTGCCCTTCACCATCTTCCAGGGCGGCATGCCACGGGCCAGCTACGGGGACCGCCACTGCATCTCAGTGATCCACGATGGCCAGCAGACGGCCTTTGACTTCACCTCCCGTGTCATCGACTTTACTGTCCTCACAGAGGCGGACCCTGCAGCCG CCTTTGACGACCCCTGTGCCCTGGTGGTGCTGGCTGAGGAGGAGCTGGTGGTGATTGACCTGCAGACAGCAGGCTGGCCACCAGTCCAGCTGCCCTACCTGGCTTCCCTGCACTGTTCCGCCATCACCTGCTCCCACCACGTCTCCAACATCCCCCTGAAGCTGTGGGAGCGGATCATTGCCGCCGGCAGCCAGCAGAACGCACACTTCTCCACCATG GAGTGGCCAATTGACGGTGGCACCAGCCtgaccccagccccaccccagaggGATCTGCTGCTCACAGG GCACGAGGACGGCACGGTGCGGTTCTGGGATGCCTCAGGTGTCTGCTTGCGGCTGCTGTACAAACTCAGCACAGTGCGCGTGTTCCTCACCGACACGGACCCCAACGAGAACCTCAGTGCCCAGGGCGAGGACGAGTGGCCCCCACTCCGCAAG GTGGGCTCCTTTGACCCCTACAGTGATGACCCCCGGCTGGGCATCCAGAAGATCTTCCTCTGCAAGTACAGTGGCTACCTGGCTGTGGCAGGCACGGCAGGGCAG GTGCTGGTACTGGAACTGAATGATGAGGCAGCGGAGCAGGCCGTGGAGCAGGTGGAGGCCGACCTGCTGCAAGACCAAGAGGGCTACCGCTGGAAGGGGCACGAGCGCCTGGCAGCCCGCTCAGGGCCTGTGCGCTTTGAGCCTGGCTTTCAGCCCTTCGTGTTGGTACAGTGCCAGCCCCCAGCTGTGGTCACCTCCTTGGCCCTGCACTCTGAGTGGCGGCTCGTGGCCTTCGGCACCAGCCATGGCTTTGGCCTCTTTGATCACCAGCAGCGGCGGCAGGTCTTTGTTAA GTGCACGCTGCACCCCAGTGACCAGCTGGCCTTGGAGGGCCCATTGTCCCGCGTAAAGTCCCTCAAGAAGTCCTTGCGTCAGTCATTCCGCCGGATGCGTCGGAGCCGGGTGTCCAGCCGGAAGCGGCGCCCGGCTGGCCCCTCAGGAGAG GTGCAGGAGGGGAGCGCCAAGACTGAGCGGCCAGGCCTCCAGAACATGGAGCTGGCACCTGTGCAGCGCAAGATCGAGGCTCGCTCGGCAGAGGACTCCTTCACAGGCTTCGTCCGGACCCTGTACTTTGCTGACACCTACCTGAGGGACA CTAAGGAGATCCAGCTGATGCACCGGGCGCCGGTGGTGGGCATCCTGGTGCTCGACGGACACAGCGTACCCCTTCCCGAGCCCCTCGAAGTGGCCCATGATCTGTCGAAGAGCCCTGACATGCAGGGAAGCCACCAGCTGCTCGTTGTGTCGGAGGAGCAGTTCAAG GTGTTCACGCTGCCCAAGGTGAGTGCCAAGCTCAAGCTGAAGCTGACAGCCCTGGAGGGCTCAAGGGTGAGGCGGGTCAGCGTGGCCCACTTCGGCAGTCGTCGCGCTGAGGACTATGGGGAGCACCACCTGGCAGTCCTCACCAATCTGGGTGACATCCAGGTGGTGTCGCTGCCACTGCTGAAGCCCCAGGTGCGCTACAGCTGCATCCGCCGGGAGGACGTCAGTGGCATCGCCTCCTGCGTCTTCACCAAATATGGCCAAG GCTTCTACCTGATCTCACCCTCGGAGTTCGAGCGCTTCTCTCTCTCCACCAAGTGGCTGGTGGAGCCCCGGTGTCTGGTGGATTCAGCAGAAACCAAGAACCACCGCCCTGGTAACGGGGCAGGCCCCAAGAAGGCCCCGAGCCGAGCTAG GAACTCAGGGACTCAGAGTGATGGCGAGG AGAAGCAGCCCGGCTTGGTGATGGAGCACGCTCTGCTCAGTGATGAGA GAGTCCTGAAGGAAATCCAGAGCACACTGGAGGGAGACCGCGG GAGCCTCAACTGGCATTCACGTCGAGCGGCCATGGGGTgcagcctcagcaatggcggaggTGGGGGCTCTGGACTTGAGTGCAGTTGCCGGATGTGCTGGGAAGGAATGGGAGGAAGAGCCCTGGCCCCACTCCCCTGGATCCCACAGGGGCCGACACACGCCCTGATGACCTGGAAAGCACCATGTCTGGGCTCAGTGTGGGCGGCTGGGGCACCCCGTCCTGCCCAGGGTGATCCTGAGCTGTCCCTGTGTGTCCTTCAGCAGAGTGAGTGGCTGAGCGTCCAGGCTGCACGATGA
- the LLGL2 gene encoding lethal(2) giant larvae protein homolog 2 isoform X1, whose product MRRFLRPGHDPVRERLKRDLFQFNKTVEHGFPHQPSALGYSPSLRILAIGTRSGAIKLYGAPGVEFMGLHRENNAVTQIHLLPGQCQLVTLLDDNSLHLWSLKVKGGASELQEDESFTLRGPPGAAPSATQITVVLPHSSCELLYLGTESGNVFVVQLPAFRALDDRTISSDAVLQRLPEEARHRRVFEMVEALQEHPRDPNQILIGYSRGLVVIWDLQGSRVLYHFLSSQQLENIWWQRDGHLLISCHSDGSYCQWPVSSDAQQPEPLRSLVPYGPFPCKAITKILWLTTRQGLPFTIFQGGMPRASYGDRHCISVIHDGQQTAFDFTSRVIDFTVLTEADPAAAFDDPCALVVLAEEELVVIDLQTAGWPPVQLPYLASLHCSAITCSHHVSNIPLKLWERIIAAGSQQNAHFSTMEWPIDGGTSLTPAPPQRDLLLTGHEDGTVRFWDASGVCLRLLYKLSTVRVFLTDTDPNENLSAQGEDEWPPLRKVGSFDPYSDDPRLGIQKIFLCKYSGYLAVAGTAGQVLVLELNDEAAEQAVEQVEADLLQDQEGYRWKGHERLAARSGPVRFEPGFQPFVLVQCQPPAVVTSLALHSEWRLVAFGTSHGFGLFDHQQRRQVFVKCTLHPSDQLALEGPLSRVKSLKKSLRQSFRRMRRSRVSSRKRRPAGPSGEVQEGSAKTERPGLQNMELAPVQRKIEARSAEDSFTGFVRTLYFADTYLRDSSRHCPSLWAGTNGGTIYAFSLRVPPAERRMDEPVRAEQAKEIQLMHRAPVVGILVLDGHSVPLPEPLEVAHDLSKSPDMQGSHQLLVVSEEQFKVFTLPKVSAKLKLKLTALEGSRVRRVSVAHFGSRRAEDYGEHHLAVLTNLGDIQVVSLPLLKPQVRYSCIRREDVSGIASCVFTKYGQGFYLISPSEFERFSLSTKWLVEPRCLVDSAETKNHRPGNGAGPKKAPSRARNSGTQSDGEEKQPGLVMEHALLSDERVLKEIQSTLEGDRGSLNWHSRRAAMGCSLSNGGGGGSGLECSCRMCWEGMGGRALAPLPWIPQGPTHALMTWKAPCLGSVWAAGAPRPAQGDPELSLCVLQQSEWLSVQAAR is encoded by the exons ACGGTAGAGCATGGCTTCCCGCACCAGCCAAGCGCCCTCGGCTACAGCCCGTCCCTGCGCATCCTGGCCATTGGCACCCGTTCTGGAGCCATCAAGCT CTATGGAGCCCCGGGCGTGGAGTTCATGGGGCTGCACCGGGAGAACAACGCAGTGACGCAGATACACCTCCtgcctggccag TGCCAGCTGGTCACCCTGCTGGATGACAACAGCCTGCACCTTTGGAGCCTGAAGGTCAAGGGCGGAGCATCGGAGCTGCAGGAGGATGAGAGCTTCACACTGCGTGGCCCCCCAGG GGCTGCCCCCAGTGCCACACAGATCACCGTGGTCCTGCCCCATTCCTCGTGCGAACTGCTCTACCTGGGCACCGAGAGCGGCAACGTGTTTGTGGTGCAGCTGCCAGCTTTTCGCGCGCTGGATGACCGGACCATCAGCTCGGATGCGGTGCTGCAGCG GTTGCCAGAGGAGGCCCGCCACCGGCGGGTGTTCGAGATGGTGGAGGCGCTGCAGGAGCACCCTCGAGACCCCAACCAGATCCTCATCGGCTACAGCCGAGGTCTTGTTGTCATCTGGGACCTGCAGGGCAGCCGTGTGCTCTACCACTTCCTCAGCAGCCAG CAACTGGAGAACATCTGGTGGCAGCGGGATGGCCACCTACTCATCAGCTGTCACTCCGATGGCAGCTACTGCCAGTGGCCCGTGTCCAGCGACGCCCAGCAACCAGAGCCCCTCCGCAGCCTCGTGCCTTACG gtCCCTTTCCTTGCAAAGCGATTACCAAAATCCTCTGGCTGACCACTAGGCAGGG GTTGCCCTTCACCATCTTCCAGGGCGGCATGCCACGGGCCAGCTACGGGGACCGCCACTGCATCTCAGTGATCCACGATGGCCAGCAGACGGCCTTTGACTTCACCTCCCGTGTCATCGACTTTACTGTCCTCACAGAGGCGGACCCTGCAGCCG CCTTTGACGACCCCTGTGCCCTGGTGGTGCTGGCTGAGGAGGAGCTGGTGGTGATTGACCTGCAGACAGCAGGCTGGCCACCAGTCCAGCTGCCCTACCTGGCTTCCCTGCACTGTTCCGCCATCACCTGCTCCCACCACGTCTCCAACATCCCCCTGAAGCTGTGGGAGCGGATCATTGCCGCCGGCAGCCAGCAGAACGCACACTTCTCCACCATG GAGTGGCCAATTGACGGTGGCACCAGCCtgaccccagccccaccccagaggGATCTGCTGCTCACAGG GCACGAGGACGGCACGGTGCGGTTCTGGGATGCCTCAGGTGTCTGCTTGCGGCTGCTGTACAAACTCAGCACAGTGCGCGTGTTCCTCACCGACACGGACCCCAACGAGAACCTCAGTGCCCAGGGCGAGGACGAGTGGCCCCCACTCCGCAAG GTGGGCTCCTTTGACCCCTACAGTGATGACCCCCGGCTGGGCATCCAGAAGATCTTCCTCTGCAAGTACAGTGGCTACCTGGCTGTGGCAGGCACGGCAGGGCAG GTGCTGGTACTGGAACTGAATGATGAGGCAGCGGAGCAGGCCGTGGAGCAGGTGGAGGCCGACCTGCTGCAAGACCAAGAGGGCTACCGCTGGAAGGGGCACGAGCGCCTGGCAGCCCGCTCAGGGCCTGTGCGCTTTGAGCCTGGCTTTCAGCCCTTCGTGTTGGTACAGTGCCAGCCCCCAGCTGTGGTCACCTCCTTGGCCCTGCACTCTGAGTGGCGGCTCGTGGCCTTCGGCACCAGCCATGGCTTTGGCCTCTTTGATCACCAGCAGCGGCGGCAGGTCTTTGTTAA GTGCACGCTGCACCCCAGTGACCAGCTGGCCTTGGAGGGCCCATTGTCCCGCGTAAAGTCCCTCAAGAAGTCCTTGCGTCAGTCATTCCGCCGGATGCGTCGGAGCCGGGTGTCCAGCCGGAAGCGGCGCCCGGCTGGCCCCTCAGGAGAG GTGCAGGAGGGGAGCGCCAAGACTGAGCGGCCAGGCCTCCAGAACATGGAGCTGGCACCTGTGCAGCGCAAGATCGAGGCTCGCTCGGCAGAGGACTCCTTCACAGGCTTCGTCCGGACCCTGTACTTTGCTGACACCTACCTGAGGGACA GCTCCCGCCACTGCCCCTCACTGTGGGCTGGCACCAACGGGGGCACCATCTATGCCTTCTCCCTGCGTGTGCCCCCAGCTGAGCGGAGAATGGATGAGCCTGTGCGGGCAGAGCAGG CTAAGGAGATCCAGCTGATGCACCGGGCGCCGGTGGTGGGCATCCTGGTGCTCGACGGACACAGCGTACCCCTTCCCGAGCCCCTCGAAGTGGCCCATGATCTGTCGAAGAGCCCTGACATGCAGGGAAGCCACCAGCTGCTCGTTGTGTCGGAGGAGCAGTTCAAG GTGTTCACGCTGCCCAAGGTGAGTGCCAAGCTCAAGCTGAAGCTGACAGCCCTGGAGGGCTCAAGGGTGAGGCGGGTCAGCGTGGCCCACTTCGGCAGTCGTCGCGCTGAGGACTATGGGGAGCACCACCTGGCAGTCCTCACCAATCTGGGTGACATCCAGGTGGTGTCGCTGCCACTGCTGAAGCCCCAGGTGCGCTACAGCTGCATCCGCCGGGAGGACGTCAGTGGCATCGCCTCCTGCGTCTTCACCAAATATGGCCAAG GCTTCTACCTGATCTCACCCTCGGAGTTCGAGCGCTTCTCTCTCTCCACCAAGTGGCTGGTGGAGCCCCGGTGTCTGGTGGATTCAGCAGAAACCAAGAACCACCGCCCTGGTAACGGGGCAGGCCCCAAGAAGGCCCCGAGCCGAGCTAG GAACTCAGGGACTCAGAGTGATGGCGAGG AGAAGCAGCCCGGCTTGGTGATGGAGCACGCTCTGCTCAGTGATGAGA GAGTCCTGAAGGAAATCCAGAGCACACTGGAGGGAGACCGCGG GAGCCTCAACTGGCATTCACGTCGAGCGGCCATGGGGTgcagcctcagcaatggcggaggTGGGGGCTCTGGACTTGAGTGCAGTTGCCGGATGTGCTGGGAAGGAATGGGAGGAAGAGCCCTGGCCCCACTCCCCTGGATCCCACAGGGGCCGACACACGCCCTGATGACCTGGAAAGCACCATGTCTGGGCTCAGTGTGGGCGGCTGGGGCACCCCGTCCTGCCCAGGGTGATCCTGAGCTGTCCCTGTGTGTCCTTCAGCAGAGTGAGTGGCTGAGCGTCCAGGCTGCACGATGA
- the LLGL2 gene encoding lethal(2) giant larvae protein homolog 2 isoform X3, translating into MRRFLRPGHDPVRERLKRDLFQFNKTVEHGFPHQPSALGYSPSLRILAIGTRSGAIKLYGAPGVEFMGLHRENNAVTQIHLLPGQCQLVTLLDDNSLHLWSLKVKGGASELQEDESFTLRGPPGAAPSATQITVVLPHSSCELLYLGTESGNVFVVQLPAFRALDDRTISSDAVLQRLPEEARHRRVFEMVEALQEHPRDPNQILIGYSRGLVVIWDLQGSRVLYHFLSSQQLENIWWQRDGHLLISCHSDGSYCQWPVSSDAQQPEPLRSLVPYGPFPCKAITKILWLTTRQGLPFTIFQGGMPRASYGDRHCISVIHDGQQTAFDFTSRVIDFTVLTEADPAAAFDDPCALVVLAEEELVVIDLQTAGWPPVQLPYLASLHCSAITCSHHVSNIPLKLWERIIAAGSQQNAHFSTMEWPIDGGTSLTPAPPQRDLLLTGHEDGTVRFWDASGVCLRLLYKLSTVRVFLTDTDPNENLSAQGEDEWPPLRKVGSFDPYSDDPRLGIQKIFLCKYSGYLAVAGTAGQVLVLELNDEAAEQAVEQVEADLLQDQEGYRWKGHERLAARSGPVRFEPGFQPFVLVQCQPPAVVTSLALHSEWRLVAFGTSHGFGLFDHQQRRQVFVKCTLHPSDQLALEGPLSRVKSLKKSLRQSFRRMRRSRVSSRKRRPAGPSGEVQEGSAKTERPGLQNMELAPVQRKIEARSAEDSFTGFVRTLYFADTYLRDSSRHCPSLWAGTNGGTIYAFSLRVPPAERRMDEPVRAEQAKEIQLMHRAPVVGILVLDGHSVPLPEPLEVAHDLSKSPDMQGSHQLLVVSEEQFKVFTLPKVSAKLKLKLTALEGSRVRRVSVAHFGSRRAEDYGEHHLAVLTNLGDIQVVSLPLLKPQVRYSCIRREDVSGIASCVFTKYGQGFYLISPSEFERFSLSTKWLVEPRCLVDSAETKNHRPGNGAGPKKAPSRARNSGTQSDGEEKQPGLVMEHALLSDERASTGIHVERPWGAASAMAEVGALDLSAVAGCAGKEWEEEPWPHSPGSHRGRHTP; encoded by the exons ACGGTAGAGCATGGCTTCCCGCACCAGCCAAGCGCCCTCGGCTACAGCCCGTCCCTGCGCATCCTGGCCATTGGCACCCGTTCTGGAGCCATCAAGCT CTATGGAGCCCCGGGCGTGGAGTTCATGGGGCTGCACCGGGAGAACAACGCAGTGACGCAGATACACCTCCtgcctggccag TGCCAGCTGGTCACCCTGCTGGATGACAACAGCCTGCACCTTTGGAGCCTGAAGGTCAAGGGCGGAGCATCGGAGCTGCAGGAGGATGAGAGCTTCACACTGCGTGGCCCCCCAGG GGCTGCCCCCAGTGCCACACAGATCACCGTGGTCCTGCCCCATTCCTCGTGCGAACTGCTCTACCTGGGCACCGAGAGCGGCAACGTGTTTGTGGTGCAGCTGCCAGCTTTTCGCGCGCTGGATGACCGGACCATCAGCTCGGATGCGGTGCTGCAGCG GTTGCCAGAGGAGGCCCGCCACCGGCGGGTGTTCGAGATGGTGGAGGCGCTGCAGGAGCACCCTCGAGACCCCAACCAGATCCTCATCGGCTACAGCCGAGGTCTTGTTGTCATCTGGGACCTGCAGGGCAGCCGTGTGCTCTACCACTTCCTCAGCAGCCAG CAACTGGAGAACATCTGGTGGCAGCGGGATGGCCACCTACTCATCAGCTGTCACTCCGATGGCAGCTACTGCCAGTGGCCCGTGTCCAGCGACGCCCAGCAACCAGAGCCCCTCCGCAGCCTCGTGCCTTACG gtCCCTTTCCTTGCAAAGCGATTACCAAAATCCTCTGGCTGACCACTAGGCAGGG GTTGCCCTTCACCATCTTCCAGGGCGGCATGCCACGGGCCAGCTACGGGGACCGCCACTGCATCTCAGTGATCCACGATGGCCAGCAGACGGCCTTTGACTTCACCTCCCGTGTCATCGACTTTACTGTCCTCACAGAGGCGGACCCTGCAGCCG CCTTTGACGACCCCTGTGCCCTGGTGGTGCTGGCTGAGGAGGAGCTGGTGGTGATTGACCTGCAGACAGCAGGCTGGCCACCAGTCCAGCTGCCCTACCTGGCTTCCCTGCACTGTTCCGCCATCACCTGCTCCCACCACGTCTCCAACATCCCCCTGAAGCTGTGGGAGCGGATCATTGCCGCCGGCAGCCAGCAGAACGCACACTTCTCCACCATG GAGTGGCCAATTGACGGTGGCACCAGCCtgaccccagccccaccccagaggGATCTGCTGCTCACAGG GCACGAGGACGGCACGGTGCGGTTCTGGGATGCCTCAGGTGTCTGCTTGCGGCTGCTGTACAAACTCAGCACAGTGCGCGTGTTCCTCACCGACACGGACCCCAACGAGAACCTCAGTGCCCAGGGCGAGGACGAGTGGCCCCCACTCCGCAAG GTGGGCTCCTTTGACCCCTACAGTGATGACCCCCGGCTGGGCATCCAGAAGATCTTCCTCTGCAAGTACAGTGGCTACCTGGCTGTGGCAGGCACGGCAGGGCAG GTGCTGGTACTGGAACTGAATGATGAGGCAGCGGAGCAGGCCGTGGAGCAGGTGGAGGCCGACCTGCTGCAAGACCAAGAGGGCTACCGCTGGAAGGGGCACGAGCGCCTGGCAGCCCGCTCAGGGCCTGTGCGCTTTGAGCCTGGCTTTCAGCCCTTCGTGTTGGTACAGTGCCAGCCCCCAGCTGTGGTCACCTCCTTGGCCCTGCACTCTGAGTGGCGGCTCGTGGCCTTCGGCACCAGCCATGGCTTTGGCCTCTTTGATCACCAGCAGCGGCGGCAGGTCTTTGTTAA GTGCACGCTGCACCCCAGTGACCAGCTGGCCTTGGAGGGCCCATTGTCCCGCGTAAAGTCCCTCAAGAAGTCCTTGCGTCAGTCATTCCGCCGGATGCGTCGGAGCCGGGTGTCCAGCCGGAAGCGGCGCCCGGCTGGCCCCTCAGGAGAG GTGCAGGAGGGGAGCGCCAAGACTGAGCGGCCAGGCCTCCAGAACATGGAGCTGGCACCTGTGCAGCGCAAGATCGAGGCTCGCTCGGCAGAGGACTCCTTCACAGGCTTCGTCCGGACCCTGTACTTTGCTGACACCTACCTGAGGGACA GCTCCCGCCACTGCCCCTCACTGTGGGCTGGCACCAACGGGGGCACCATCTATGCCTTCTCCCTGCGTGTGCCCCCAGCTGAGCGGAGAATGGATGAGCCTGTGCGGGCAGAGCAGG CTAAGGAGATCCAGCTGATGCACCGGGCGCCGGTGGTGGGCATCCTGGTGCTCGACGGACACAGCGTACCCCTTCCCGAGCCCCTCGAAGTGGCCCATGATCTGTCGAAGAGCCCTGACATGCAGGGAAGCCACCAGCTGCTCGTTGTGTCGGAGGAGCAGTTCAAG GTGTTCACGCTGCCCAAGGTGAGTGCCAAGCTCAAGCTGAAGCTGACAGCCCTGGAGGGCTCAAGGGTGAGGCGGGTCAGCGTGGCCCACTTCGGCAGTCGTCGCGCTGAGGACTATGGGGAGCACCACCTGGCAGTCCTCACCAATCTGGGTGACATCCAGGTGGTGTCGCTGCCACTGCTGAAGCCCCAGGTGCGCTACAGCTGCATCCGCCGGGAGGACGTCAGTGGCATCGCCTCCTGCGTCTTCACCAAATATGGCCAAG GCTTCTACCTGATCTCACCCTCGGAGTTCGAGCGCTTCTCTCTCTCCACCAAGTGGCTGGTGGAGCCCCGGTGTCTGGTGGATTCAGCAGAAACCAAGAACCACCGCCCTGGTAACGGGGCAGGCCCCAAGAAGGCCCCGAGCCGAGCTAG GAACTCAGGGACTCAGAGTGATGGCGAGG AGAAGCAGCCCGGCTTGGTGATGGAGCACGCTCTGCTCAGTGATGAGA GAGCCTCAACTGGCATTCACGTCGAGCGGCCATGGGGTgcagcctcagcaatggcggaggTGGGGGCTCTGGACTTGAGTGCAGTTGCCGGATGTGCTGGGAAGGAATGGGAGGAAGAGCCCTGGCCCCACTCCCCTGGATCCCACAGGGGCCGACACACGCCCTGA